In a single window of the Rhizobium tropici CIAT 899 genome:
- a CDS encoding LacI family DNA-binding transcriptional regulator, with protein MPKVGIRDVAKLAGVSTGTVSRVLNDHPSVTEELRARVRGIIEQLGYMPDPSARSMRSKVSRLIGIVIPDLTNPFFSELVQSAEQAAARHGYNIIVMTSFDHPAKEADRIGQLTSRKVDGIILVPSNDFHTLKLPKGLPIVIVDRLLPGYSGIAADHRSGVRLGVEHLVKLGHRRIGFISGPKDSVPANDRLKGYLDAMELVGDGKESATPLIAEAAFDYESGRSAGNYLLARARHERPTAIFASSDQQAIGCMRAAHDLGIPIPAALSIVGFDGIPLASMTIPRLTTVKQPIQDIAAAAVAALLSRQVAPGLGKPLLLPCDISEGETTSSPQPD; from the coding sequence ATGCCAAAGGTCGGAATTCGAGACGTTGCCAAGCTGGCGGGGGTTTCTACCGGGACCGTTTCAAGGGTTTTGAATGATCATCCTTCCGTGACGGAGGAATTGAGGGCGCGGGTCAGAGGCATTATCGAGCAGCTCGGCTATATGCCAGACCCATCTGCCAGAAGCATGCGCAGCAAGGTCAGCCGTCTCATCGGCATCGTCATTCCCGACCTGACCAACCCCTTCTTTTCGGAACTTGTGCAATCCGCAGAGCAGGCGGCGGCAAGGCATGGCTATAACATCATCGTCATGACCTCCTTCGATCATCCAGCCAAGGAGGCGGATCGAATCGGCCAGCTGACAAGCCGAAAGGTGGATGGCATCATCCTTGTTCCGAGCAATGATTTCCATACGCTCAAGTTGCCGAAGGGATTGCCGATCGTCATCGTCGACCGCCTCCTGCCGGGCTACTCCGGCATCGCAGCCGATCATCGAAGCGGCGTGCGTCTCGGAGTCGAGCATCTCGTAAAGCTCGGCCATCGCCGTATCGGTTTCATTTCAGGTCCCAAGGACTCTGTTCCCGCCAACGATCGTCTCAAGGGCTATCTCGATGCGATGGAGTTGGTCGGCGATGGCAAGGAGAGTGCGACGCCGCTGATCGCAGAAGCCGCTTTCGACTATGAAAGCGGACGGTCTGCCGGAAACTATCTTCTCGCACGCGCGCGCCACGAGCGCCCAACCGCCATATTCGCTAGCTCCGACCAACAGGCGATCGGCTGCATGAGAGCAGCTCACGATTTGGGAATTCCAATCCCGGCTGCCCTTTCCATCGTCGGCTTTGATGGTATTCCGCTTGCAAGCATGACAATCCCACGCCTGACCACCGTCAAGCAGCCAATTCAGGACATAGCGGCTGCGGCGGTCGCTGCTTTATTGAGTCGGCAGGTCGCCCCAGGCCTCGGCAAGCCGCTCCTGTTGCCCTGCGATATTTCCGAGGGGGAAACAACCTCTTCACCACAGCCGGATTGA